CAAATTGCAGGGGTTATCTGTATACCAAACAGCAATTGAATGCCCATTTTTCTTAAGTTGTTTGCAATGTTCGACAGTTGTTTGGTTACCCGTAATAAATAAAACTAAATTAGGTTTCATCATTGCAGAATGTTTGACTACGTCATGGTTACGAATATTGATCACTTTCACTTCTTTTGTAAGTTTTTATAAGCTCTGTATAATAGCTCTATTAATAATTTGAAAGGCAACAGAAGAATCTGCTGTCACGAATAATATACGCTTTGCTTGAAAATATTTCATAGGCTCTTCCTTGATAATGCCTAACAATAAAATATGATTAGATGATTTCAAGTATTTGTTCTACCTTAACTTTTTTTTAGGACCAAGTTGGTCAACCTAAACAATAGAAGAAGGTTATATTATGTTTTTGTTATTTTCATGGATAATTAAAAGGTTCGTGTAATTGGGAATAAAATATATTTTAGGCGATATCTCAGTCATGCTATTCTCCTAATGAATACAATTCCTTTAATGATAAACACTACAATGAAAGGAGGCTTGTACATGGACGTCATTATAAATTTCAATGATAAGAGGCTTGAGCATGAAGGATATATAGAACGAAAAATATTGAAGTTTATATCTATTCATACTCTTCATAAAAATATTTCCCTTTCATTCGCGATGTTTTTCCATAATAACTGTATCGATTCTTCGATTGTTCAAGATGGCTGTGTAGAATCGGGAATTGATGCGTTTGTTTTAGGTGTAAAATGTAGTCGATTATCCTTATTTGAAGACCCTGTAGACGTTATGGAAAAGAGATCTAAAAGAGATGTAGTTAATTTAATCAATAGTTTGCACCATTTTTTACTAACGTGGGGACTCGCAAAGGAAATAGAAGGGATTGAGGAATCGTTATTATTTGCTTGTCAAGAATATATTCAGAATGCATGGTTGTACGGTTTTGATTTAGGAAGAAAAAAAAGAAAGCTACGTCAATTATAAGTCATATCCCTCTTTGTTCATCCATATATTGAATTAGGACGAGCAGAGGGGTTGGGGGTCTGTGAATAAGAAACTTATATGGCTTGGCTTAGCTGTTGTTTTCATCGGAGTTTTATTTTTTATTAAACAACAGTTCTCTGAAGATGCTTCTTGGAAGTCTTGGAACCTTCCTCTTTCAGGGAAAATCATCTATATAGATGCTGGACATGGAGGTCCAGATGGTGGTGCCGTCGGAGGAGATTTAATAGAAAAAGATATCACCCTTCAAATTGCAAAAATGCTACGTGATTTTTTACAAGAGCAAGGGGCATTAGTCCTTATGACAAGAGAAGAGGATAAAGACTTAGCCGATTCAAATACAAGTGGCTATTCTTCACGTAAAATTGAAGACTTGAAAAATAGAGTGGACATGATAAATGAATCTGAGGCAGAACTATTTGTTAGCATTCACATGAATGCACTTCCTTCAAAAAAATGGAGCGGGGCACAAACATTTTACCATGGTAAATATGAAGAAAACATTCATCTTGCCAAATTTGTTCAAGATGAACTAAGAAAGAGCTTAGAGAACACAACTCGAACAGCAAGGCCGATAGAAGGGGTTTTTATTATGAAATATACGAATAAACCTGGCGCTTTAGTTGAAGCTGGATTTCTTTCTAATCCTGAAGAAGCAAAACTTCTGGGAGAAAAACAATATCAAGAAAAGGTAGCGGCATCTATATATAGAGGGATATTAAGGTATTTCACATCGGAAGATGCTCCACCAGACTAAATAAAGCCTATCCATTGCTCAATTTCGTTATTTCCATTATCATAAAATGACAGGGATTAACGATAACAGCAAAGGGTGTGTGTTTCCATGAATGAACAAAAGGTGAGAGAACTACTAGAAGGGATCGAAGAACCTTTTTTACATAAGTCTTTAAAAGAATTGAGTGCAATCTCAGAAATCAAGGTGAAACAAGAAAAAAACCATGTAAGTGTGAAAGTTGCAATTGCTGAAACAGGAACAGCAGAACAAATGGAGCTGCAACAAAAAATCGTTTCGGTTTTAAAAGAGGCGGGCGCCGATACTGTAGGCTTACGTTTTGAAGAGCTTCCAGAAGAAATGATTCAAAAATATTATCAACCACAAACTGAAGACAGTATCCTATCAAATGAAAGCGCTCCAACTTTTATCGCTATTGCTAGTGGAAAGGGAGGGGTCGGGAAATCAACCGTTTCTGTTAACTTGGCCGTGGCCCTTGCTCGTTTAGGAAAAAAAGTTGGATTAGTTGATGCAGATATATATGGCTTTAGTGTTCCCGATATGATGGGGATCACGAAACGACCTGTCGTGAGGGGTGAAAGAATCATACCTGTTGACCGTTTTGGTGTCAAAGTGATCTCAATGGGCTTTTTTGTTGAAGATAATGCCCCCGTCGTATGGAGAGGTCCTATGCTTGGAAAAATGATCACCAATTTCTTTCAAGAGGTAGAGTGGGGAGACTTGGATTATTTACTATTAGATTTACCTCCAGGTACAGGTGATGTGGCATTAGATGTTCATGGAATGCTACCATCCTGTAAGGAAATCATTGTTTCAACCCCGCATCCTACTGCTGCATTTGTTGCTGCTAGAGCTGGAGCAATGGCGCTAAAAACGAATCACGAGCTTTTAGGAATTGTAGAAAATATGTCTTATTTCCAAAGTAAGGTTTCAGGACAGAAGGAGTATGTTTTCGGTCAAGGTGGAGGAGAAAAGTTAGCTGAAGAGTTAAATATTCCTTTATTAGGTCAAATTCCTCTTCAACAGCCAGATATAAGAGAGGATGACTTTGCTCCTTCGGTTTATGAAGAAGACCATCCTATCGGACAAATTTATACTGAGATCGCCAACAGCGTGATAAAAGAATCTTAGTATTACAAAGAACAAGCCCAGAGCAGTCACTTGCTTTGGGCTTGATCTCGTATTTCTTCAAGTAAGGTAATAATCCTTTCGTTTTGTTCAATCATCTCCTTATTCTGAGATCTAAACTTTGTAAAGTCATACGAAAAAATTAATAAAAGTGCGTGTTTAAAAAGTAGGGAAAAAAGGACGCTGAAGAACGAGGCGGTGTAGCTTTGAGCACTCACAGTGTACGTTCTTGGTACATGAGGAGCGGAAAAGCAAACCAACAAAGTTATTCAACCGACATTTTTTTAGGACTTTTTAAACAACCTCTAAAAAAATAAATAAAAATATGATCATTGTGCACCTCATATTAAACTAGTGTTAAAAAGTAAGGAGAAAAGGATGAAATAGGAGACCTGATTAAAGGAATGCGATCATCATCTTACAATTATGTCCTGTCCCTAACGATAATTTTAAGCGATAGTAAGGCTTTTTGAACATACAATGTTAACAAATAAATGGTTTAGTAAATTTATTTAGTGATTTAGACAGCTTTTTAAAGCAGATTTCCAATGACGACTTGGAGGGATTTTATACAGTCTCAAGGACATTTGATCGAGTTTAGAGAAAGAAGGTCTCTTGGCGTCCCTAGGAAAATCTTCTGTTGGTACTGCATTTAGTCTTATATCCATTCCCTTTATGCGAAAAATTTCCTCTGCAAACTCATACCATGAACAATACCCGCTATTGGCCACATGGTAAGTTCCGTAGTGTTCTTTATTAAAAATATCTACCATTTTTTCTGCTAAATCATAGGTATATGTAGGGGAACCAATTTGATCATTTACAACATTGATTGGTTCTCGCTGCTTTCCTAAACGTAGCATTGTTTGTAAGAAGTTATGGTGTGAATAACTGTATAGCCACGAAGTGCGAATAATATAAAAGGAAGAACAATATTGTTTGACCATCTCTTCTCCAGCGAGTTTAGACTTTCCGTATTCATTGATAGGGTTAGGTTGATCAAATTCGTGATAAGGGGTACTTGATGTTCCATCAAATACATAATCTGTACTAATGTAGACGAGTGGAATGCGATAATTTTCACAGCATATGGCTAAGTTTTTTGTACCGATCGCATTAATTAAGTAGGCTTGGTCTTTTTTACTCTCGGCACCATCCACATTCGTAAAAGCTCCACAGTGAACAACCATATTTGGTTCATAGTGATTGAAGTAATAAATGATTTGATCCATCGAGGTAATATTAAGCTCTTTCTTGCCTAACGGGTGACAAATCATTGCCCTCTCCGAAAATACTTTATGAACAGCAGTGCCTAGTTGTCCTAATCCACCAGTTATAATTACTTTCAATGAATTCACCCCATTATCCTTGTGTTATATTGAGTTATATTCATAAAAACTAAAAAAAGCACTCCTATTTTTAGGAGTGCGGACTTTAGCTCATGTGTCGTCGCAAAACGGGCTCTTGCGCTTTTCTTATTGTTGTTGACTTTCAGATTGTTCTCCGCCACCTTCACTACTTCCACCTGACTGTTCTTGCCCACTACTTTGGCCTCCCCCTTCTTCTTGTGATTGCATATTTTCTGCCGCTTTTAATAATGTTTCTTCAATCGTCGATTTATAAAGTGGACTTGAAAGTGTTTCAGTAATAACTTCTTGTATATGGGAGCGAAATTGCTGACTTTTTAAGGTTGTTATCATTTCACTTTCTATTTCTGGATTTTGAAGGAGCTCTAACATCTTCTCTTGGTAAGTAGGATCATCCATTAGTTTTTTTATGACATTTTCGTGCTCGTTTTGCAAGCTTTCAGCAAAGGACTTTGAAAACTCGGTATCTTCAAATACTTTTGTCCAAAATTCCTTCCCTTCCTCAGATGTCAATGTAGTAGAAACAGTTTCTTTTACGGTTTCAGCATCCATAATTAGGTTTTGTTTGATTTTTTCATCAGCTAACATTTCTTCTAAAGCTGCTTTTCCATCATCAGATTTAAGTATATCGACAACCATTTTTTTAGTTTCTTCATAATCCATTTGCCCACTTGATTGCTCATTACCTCCACAACCAGTCAAAAAGAAAAATAGAGTGAGGAGTACAAGACAGTTTTTCATCATAACCTGTCCTCCTTTCAATTCTAGTCCCTATCCTTAATATGGTTTTTACTGCCGGATGTATACAGGTTAAAATGTTCCATTTCAAGAGTTAGTGGAGGGCATGTTGATTAATGATTCCTAAAAATAAAAAGAAAGATTGTTATTATTGTCCTCTTTAGCAGCTTGTTACCCTTTAAACATTCTTTCTATAGAAATTTGTATTTAGGATTGGTACAATCAAATACGAATCACCTTTTTATAGAGGTTGTTCAAAAAGTATAGGGTCTCACATTATGAAAAAAAGATTATTCTCTTTTTCTAAAGATGTGGTGTACATAATCTGATCACGGGACGATTGGTTAGATCTTTTTGAACAGATACTTATATTATGCTCTGTCAGTCTAAAGACAGATTGTTCATAAAAATGGGGGATGCAACAATTGAATAGTCGAAATTGGGTTCGTTTATTTTTATCAACGCTTTTACTGGGTGCCGTTGTGACTAGTATTGTTGGTTTTATTGTGAAATGGAATGAATATCAACCTTACTTTATAACGGGCGATTTTGTTGAAATTTTATTTTCCTTGTTTTGGTTTGTAGGGGTGGGGTTTATTTTCAGCCTTATAAGTCAAATGGGCTTTTTTGCATACTTAACGGTTCATAGATTTGGTTTAGGTATATTTAAAAGGAATTTATGGAATTGGATTCAAGTTATGTTAATATTATTTGTCTTATTTGATTTAGTTTATTTTCGCTATGCTATTTTCGCTGAGACAGGTGAAGGATTTATTTCATATTTAGTTCTTGCGGTTGCAATCTTAATTGTTGGATTGATTATTGCTTATATTAAAAGTATACAAACAAATATAGGTGCATTCATCCCAGCCGTGTTCTTTATGGTAGTAGTTACTACGGTTGAATGGGTACCAGCTCTAAGGGTAAATGAAGAGGGTTGGCTTTACTTTATGTTAATTCCACTATTGGTTTGTAACGCCTACCAACTGCTTGTTCTACACAAAATAAACCAAAAATCAGCTTAATTAATTTTAAAAAGGGCGATCCAGATATGACGATTGGATGGCCCTTTTTATCGACTGTTTCATTAGTACGAGGTGTTCACCTCTTTTGAACGTGCTTCGCTGTTGGAAATTAGTTTGCTTACGGTTACAAAGGATAGGCCTTTTTGTTTAGTAAGGCTGATAATCTGAGGTAATGCGTCGTTTGTTTGCTTTGCATCATCAGAGGCATTTAATAAAATGATGTCGCCTCCCTTTAGAGGTTTAGTTACTGATTCAACAATGCCATTAACTCCAGGGTTCCTGATATCTTGAGAATTAACGCTATAATGAATAGTTGTATATCCAAAGCTATCAGCTGCTTGTAAGACAGACTTGTTGAAGTCTCCCTTCGGCGGCCTGAATAGTTCAATGTTCTTTATTTGTAATTTATCAAATACGTCTTTGGATAAAGATAAGTCTTTTTTTATTTCTTCAATCGTGAGTTTATTGTAATTTTCGTATTCATAGCCCATTGAACCAATTTCATGACCGTCCTCTTTAATTCTTTGGACGATTTCTGGATGTCTTTCTGCCCATGATGCTGAAAGAAAAAAGGTAGCTGTTTTAATCTGGTTTTCTTCGAGAGTATCTAAGATGGGCAATGCGTTTTCATCTCCCCAGGAAATGTTAAAGGTAAGAGAGACATTGTTGGACTTTTCTTCTCCTTGATATATAGCCCTTGGGGATTGCGATTGATCAGTTGAGAAGATGGGGATGCTTAATGTTGATTGCATGTAAAGTAAACTAGCTGTAACAAAAGCAATGACCATCAAAATAAGCACATTTTTAAAATTTTTCATGTGAAAAACGTAAAAGAAATTCATGGTTCCTCTCCTTGTCCAAATTTCTTATATTGCATGTATATGCACGTTTAATAGAAAGATGTTTAAGAGGTTGTTCAAATAGGCGTCAATTTTATTTACATACCTATAAATGAAATTGGATATATTAAGCGGACTAGGGGGGTGTGTAAGTGATTGGTGTTATTTTGAGTCAGGTAGAATGTGAAGAGATTGCAAGTCTTTTGGAACGTGAAACAAGTAGGTTATCTTTTGAGGTAGAAAAGGAACAAAATAAGCCCATTTTACGTAGACTGAAGTACGAAAAAATGATATTTATAGAAAATATTAAAAAAAAGGTAGGATTATATTGACGAATAAATTAGAATTATGATATATTATTATTCGTCGCTCAAAAAGCCATCTTGAAGATAAAAATTATTTTAAAAAGTTATTGACGGGATGTTACTGAGATGATAATATAAAAAAGTCGCTTCAAGGCGACGAGGAAAATGATCTTTGAAAACTAAACAAACCAAAAGCGTCAATTTTTTTGAAACAACAATGAGTTAGCAAACTCATAAAATGATCAGATTAAATCTGACACCATT
This portion of the Bacillus carboniphilus genome encodes:
- the pdaB gene encoding polysaccharide deacetylase family sporulation protein PdaB — encoded protein: MNFFYVFHMKNFKNVLILMVIAFVTASLLYMQSTLSIPIFSTDQSQSPRAIYQGEEKSNNVSLTFNISWGDENALPILDTLEENQIKTATFFLSASWAERHPEIVQRIKEDGHEIGSMGYEYENYNKLTIEEIKKDLSLSKDVFDKLQIKNIELFRPPKGDFNKSVLQAADSFGYTTIHYSVNSQDIRNPGVNGIVESVTKPLKGGDIILLNASDDAKQTNDALPQIISLTKQKGLSFVTVSKLISNSEARSKEVNTSY
- the rfbD gene encoding dTDP-4-dehydrorhamnose reductase, producing MKVIITGGLGQLGTAVHKVFSERAMICHPLGKKELNITSMDQIIYYFNHYEPNMVVHCGAFTNVDGAESKKDQAYLINAIGTKNLAICCENYRIPLVYISTDYVFDGTSSTPYHEFDQPNPINEYGKSKLAGEEMVKQYCSSFYIIRTSWLYSYSHHNFLQTMLRLGKQREPINVVNDQIGSPTYTYDLAEKMVDIFNKEHYGTYHVANSGYCSWYEFAEEIFRIKGMDIRLNAVPTEDFPRDAKRPSFSKLDQMSLRLYKIPPSRHWKSALKSCLNH
- the cwlD gene encoding N-acetylmuramoyl-L-alanine amidase CwlD — its product is MNKKLIWLGLAVVFIGVLFFIKQQFSEDASWKSWNLPLSGKIIYIDAGHGGPDGGAVGGDLIEKDITLQIAKMLRDFLQEQGALVLMTREEDKDLADSNTSGYSSRKIEDLKNRVDMINESEAELFVSIHMNALPSKKWSGAQTFYHGKYEENIHLAKFVQDELRKSLENTTRTARPIEGVFIMKYTNKPGALVEAGFLSNPEEAKLLGEKQYQEKVAASIYRGILRYFTSEDAPPD
- a CDS encoding KinB-signaling pathway activation protein — encoded protein: MNSRNWVRLFLSTLLLGAVVTSIVGFIVKWNEYQPYFITGDFVEILFSLFWFVGVGFIFSLISQMGFFAYLTVHRFGLGIFKRNLWNWIQVMLILFVLFDLVYFRYAIFAETGEGFISYLVLAVAILIVGLIIAYIKSIQTNIGAFIPAVFFMVVVTTVEWVPALRVNEEGWLYFMLIPLLVCNAYQLLVLHKINQKSA
- the gerD gene encoding spore germination lipoprotein GerD → MMKNCLVLLTLFFFLTGCGGNEQSSGQMDYEETKKMVVDILKSDDGKAALEEMLADEKIKQNLIMDAETVKETVSTTLTSEEGKEFWTKVFEDTEFSKSFAESLQNEHENVIKKLMDDPTYQEKMLELLQNPEIESEMITTLKSQQFRSHIQEVITETLSSPLYKSTIEETLLKAAENMQSQEEGGGQSSGQEQSGGSSEGGGEQSESQQQ
- a CDS encoding Mrp/NBP35 family ATP-binding protein; the protein is MNEQKVRELLEGIEEPFLHKSLKELSAISEIKVKQEKNHVSVKVAIAETGTAEQMELQQKIVSVLKEAGADTVGLRFEELPEEMIQKYYQPQTEDSILSNESAPTFIAIASGKGGVGKSTVSVNLAVALARLGKKVGLVDADIYGFSVPDMMGITKRPVVRGERIIPVDRFGVKVISMGFFVEDNAPVVWRGPMLGKMITNFFQEVEWGDLDYLLLDLPPGTGDVALDVHGMLPSCKEIIVSTPHPTAAFVAARAGAMALKTNHELLGIVENMSYFQSKVSGQKEYVFGQGGGEKLAEELNIPLLGQIPLQQPDIREDDFAPSVYEEDHPIGQIYTEIANSVIKES
- a CDS encoding DUF2521 family protein gives rise to the protein MDVIINFNDKRLEHEGYIERKILKFISIHTLHKNISLSFAMFFHNNCIDSSIVQDGCVESGIDAFVLGVKCSRLSLFEDPVDVMEKRSKRDVVNLINSLHHFLLTWGLAKEIEGIEESLLFACQEYIQNAWLYGFDLGRKKRKLRQL